ACCCTCAAGGAAAACCTGCTCTGGGTCAGGCACTTCGACACGGTTGAAGAACTGAGACTGGCCCTGCTGGAATTCAAGGAAACCTACAATCGGGAATGGATCGTTGGCCGACACGGGTACAAGACCCCGGCCCAGGTCAGAAAGGAGCAGACCGCCCCGGTGTCAATAGCGGCCTGATTAGCGCAAATGAGTGTCCAAAAAACTGTAGACCGCTACAGGCTGAACTTCGCGTTCCAGCGCCTGACGCCGATACGCAACAAGCCATTGCCCGCGAAGTGGTGCATAGAAAAGACAAAGCGAGGCAGCTCCGCCTCCACGCCGAAACCGTCTGGCGTAAGGCCCGCGAGCACTTCGAGCAACAACTGTTGCAGGGCGGCACGGCGTAAGTCTTCCAGGTATTTTCTTCTTGGAATGGGAGTGCGGGGGACGAGGCCCCCCCTTCCCGCGCAAGAAAGACGCCTCCCTCCCCGCCGGGCAGCAACCACAACCACAAGCGAGGCCATGGCCATGGGCATGTCGTTCAGCCGCCGGGTGGGGCGGATTCGCATTTCGGAAACCAAGCTGATGCCGATGATCGCCGCCGAGGTGGGCGGGTGCGTGTCCCTGGGGCAGGGGGTTCCGTCGTTCCCCACGCCGGAGCACGTTGTGGACGCGGTCTGCCGGGCGCTGCGCGAGGACGGCGCGGCGGGCAAGTATTCGCTCCAGCCCGGGATGCCCGCCCTGCGCGAGGCGGTGGCCGAGCTGCTCACGCGCGAAAAGGGCCTGCGCGTGGACCCGCGCGCCGAGGTGGCCATCACCGTGGGCGCCATGGAGGCGCTGCTGTGCGCGGTGCTCTCGCTGGTGGAGGAGGGCGACGAGGTGCTCATGCCCTCGCCCGCGTATGCCTCGCACGTGGAGCAGGTGCTGCTGGCGGGCGGGGTGCCGGTGCCGGTGCCCGCCGGGCCGGGCTGGGGGCTGGACGTGGCGGCCCTGGAGGCGGCGGTGACGCCGCGCACGCGGGCCATCCTGTTCTGCAACCCGTGCAACCCCACGGGGGCGGTGTTTGGCGAGGCCGAGCTGCGCGGGCTGGCCGGGGTGGCCGAGCGCCATGGGCTGTACGTCATCACCGACGAGACCTACGACGCGCTGGTCTACGACGGGCCCATGCCCATGAGCGTGGCGGCGCTGCCGGAGCTGGCCGGGCGCTGCGTGCTGGTGAACAGCTTTTCCAAGCGCTTCGCCCTCACGGGTTGGCGGGTGGGCTACGCCTGGGCCAGCGCGCCGATCATGGACCAGATGCTCAAGGTCCACGACTGCACGGCCATCTGCGCGCCCACGGTGGCCCAGCACGCGGCCCTGGCGGCGCTGCGCGGCCCGCAGGAGGTGTTCGCGGCCATGCGCACGGCCCTGGCGGCGCGCCGCGAGTTGGCCTGCGCGCGGCTGGACGCCCTGGCCGGGGCGCTCAGCTACGTGCGCCCGGCGGGAGCGTTCTACATCATGGCCCGCACGCTGTTCACCGGCGAGCCCTCGCGCCAGCTGGCCGAACGGCTGATCCGCGAGGCGCGGGTGATCACCATCCCGGGCTCGACCTTCGGGGCCGCTGGCGAGGGGCACCTGCGCCTGTCGTACGGCGCCGGCGAGGCGGAGCTGGAGGAAGCCTTTGACCGCATTTCGCGCTGGATGCTAGCATAGCGCCCAGCCAGGCGCCGGGCCGCGCCCAGGGCTGCAAGGGGAGGGCCGCCGTGATCAGGATTCTCATCGTGGACGATAGCGATTCGCTGCGCTTTCTGCTCAAGGCGTTTTTCAAGGACGTGGGGCGCTGCGACGAGGCCGAAAACGGGGCCCGGGCCGTGGAGATGGTCCGCGAGTCCCTGCGGGGCGAGGGCTACGACGTGGTCTTCATGGACATCATGATGCCCGAGATGGACGGGCTGGAGGCCACGCGGCGCATCCGCGACCTGTTCGACGACGAGAACGTGCCCCGCGAGGCGCGGCCCAGGGTCATCATGCTGACCTGCCTGAGCGACGCGCGGCACATGCTCGAGGCGCAGTTCGAATGCGGGGCCGACGCCTACGTCACCAAGCCCTTCGACCGGGCCATCCTCTTCGAGATGCTGGCCAACATGGGGCTCATGGCCAATCCCCTGGACGTGGAACAGTGATGCACCACCTGCTGGACAAGCACCCCGGAGTCAGCCTGCGCCAGCTGGGGGTGGGCGACGCCGTGGTTTCGCAGCGGCCCCTGGCCGTGTCCACGGTGCTGGGCTCGTGCGTGGCGGTGACGTTCCATTGCCCGGTTTCGGGCTGGGGCGCGATGTTCCATGCGCTGATGCCCCAGTGCGACTGTGTGGCGCCCGCGCCCCGGGACTACAAGT
The genomic region above belongs to Desulfocurvus vexinensis DSM 17965 and contains:
- a CDS encoding pyridoxal phosphate-dependent aminotransferase; amino-acid sequence: MAMGMSFSRRVGRIRISETKLMPMIAAEVGGCVSLGQGVPSFPTPEHVVDAVCRALREDGAAGKYSLQPGMPALREAVAELLTREKGLRVDPRAEVAITVGAMEALLCAVLSLVEEGDEVLMPSPAYASHVEQVLLAGGVPVPVPAGPGWGLDVAALEAAVTPRTRAILFCNPCNPTGAVFGEAELRGLAGVAERHGLYVITDETYDALVYDGPMPMSVAALPELAGRCVLVNSFSKRFALTGWRVGYAWASAPIMDQMLKVHDCTAICAPTVAQHAALAALRGPQEVFAAMRTALAARRELACARLDALAGALSYVRPAGAFYIMARTLFTGEPSRQLAERLIREARVITIPGSTFGAAGEGHLRLSYGAGEAELEEAFDRISRWMLA
- a CDS encoding response regulator, translated to MIRILIVDDSDSLRFLLKAFFKDVGRCDEAENGARAVEMVRESLRGEGYDVVFMDIMMPEMDGLEATRRIRDLFDDENVPREARPRVIMLTCLSDARHMLEAQFECGADAYVTKPFDRAILFEMLANMGLMANPLDVEQ
- a CDS encoding integrase core domain-containing protein, producing DVFQDEIAFLGIKSSPSYVREPQGNGIAERFVRTLKENLLWVRHFDTVEELRLALLEFKETYNREWIVGRHGYKTPAQVRKEQTAPVSIAA